A genomic stretch from Bifidobacterium sp. ESL0769 includes:
- the carB gene encoding carbamoyl-phosphate synthase large subunit: protein MPKRQDIKSVMVIGSGPIVIGQAAEFDYSGTQACRVLREEGIRVILVNSNPATIMTDPEMADATYIEPIDVPILERIIAKERPDALLPTLGGQTALNAAEALGKAGVLDKYHVELIGASLEAIDRGEDREQFKQVVESVGGESARSDVAHTLEEVDAIVAKLGFPVVVRPSFTMGGLGSGIAHNEEELHRIAGAGIHYSPTNEVLIEEGIEGWKEYELELMRDRNDNVVVVCPIENVDPVGVHTGDSITVAPTFTLTDREYQRMRDIGIAIIRGVGVDTGGCNIQFAVNPKNGRIIVIEMNPRVSRSSALASKATGFPIAKIATKLALGYSLDEIRNDITQSTPACFEPTIDYVVTKVPRFTFEKFPGADPTLTTSMKSVGEAMALGGNFQESLGKAMRSIDKRHMGFSWDGTKPDRAEVDQLLEDMRTPTENRYLQVQRALWGGATLEQLYDATKIDPWFLKQFALINQTAMEVRFTEILSPKLLKKAKLAGLSDLQIAHLRHLGDEGENTIRELRHNYGLRPVYKTVDTCAAEFDAVTPYYYSCYADESELKPRKREAVIILGSGPNRIGQGIEFDYTCVHAVQELGKDYDTIMVNCNPETVSTDYDMSDRLYFEPLTFEDVMEIYEAEKKLGPIKGVIVQLGGQTPLSLAARLKAAGVPILGTSPESIDLAENRELFGEVLRREKLNAPRYGTALNIDEALEAAHSIGYPVLVRPSYVLGGRGMEIVYDDAQLEKYVDRALDQAKADTVVSGRLPSPLLIDKFLQDAIEIDVDALYDGKELYIGGIMEHVEEAGVHSGDAACTLPPSTLSDDQIQRLRKATLAIAEGCGVRGVMNVQFAYMSNTLYVIEANPRASRTIPFASKATGVALAKAAARIMVGETIADQRKRGLLLPKGDGGTIRPGQQVAVKESVLPFKRFRTEAGKSVDTLLGPEMHSTGEVMGFDRDFPHAFAKSQLAAYEGGLPTHGNVFLSVSDTDKRQLPLIATRLHELGFTLCATDGTASVLRRYGIDSKVVSKLNATEDEKRQLRERYGDDVIGKNPVEMIEDGEINMVLNTPSTRGSRSDGYAIRASAVIADVPQFTTITEFSAVLLAIEAVKANDYQVMSIQEHAKQLFASEME from the coding sequence TCATGACCGATCCTGAAATGGCCGATGCCACTTACATCGAGCCGATTGATGTGCCGATTCTTGAACGCATCATCGCTAAAGAGCGTCCGGACGCTCTACTGCCGACGCTCGGTGGTCAGACTGCGCTGAATGCCGCCGAAGCGTTGGGCAAGGCCGGCGTCCTTGATAAATACCACGTCGAACTCATTGGTGCCTCGCTCGAAGCCATCGACCGCGGCGAAGACCGCGAACAGTTCAAGCAGGTCGTGGAATCTGTTGGTGGCGAGTCCGCACGAAGCGACGTGGCCCATACCCTTGAGGAAGTCGATGCCATCGTCGCCAAGCTTGGCTTCCCGGTCGTCGTCCGCCCCAGCTTCACTATGGGCGGCCTCGGCTCCGGCATCGCGCATAACGAGGAGGAGCTGCACCGTATCGCCGGCGCAGGCATCCACTATTCACCGACCAACGAGGTCCTGATCGAAGAGGGCATCGAAGGCTGGAAGGAATACGAGCTCGAGCTCATGCGCGACCGCAACGACAACGTCGTGGTCGTCTGCCCGATCGAGAACGTCGACCCGGTAGGCGTGCACACCGGCGATTCCATCACCGTGGCCCCGACCTTCACCCTGACCGACCGCGAGTACCAGCGCATGCGCGACATCGGCATCGCCATCATCCGTGGCGTCGGCGTCGACACCGGCGGCTGCAATATCCAGTTCGCCGTCAACCCGAAGAACGGCCGCATCATCGTCATCGAAATGAACCCGCGCGTCTCCCGTTCCTCGGCCCTGGCCTCGAAGGCCACCGGTTTCCCGATTGCCAAGATTGCCACGAAACTTGCGCTCGGCTACAGCCTGGACGAGATTCGCAACGACATCACCCAGTCCACACCGGCATGCTTCGAACCGACCATCGACTACGTGGTCACCAAGGTGCCGCGTTTCACCTTCGAGAAGTTCCCGGGCGCCGACCCGACGTTGACCACTTCGATGAAGTCGGTCGGGGAAGCGATGGCTCTCGGCGGCAACTTCCAGGAGTCGCTGGGCAAGGCCATGCGTTCCATCGACAAGCGGCATATGGGCTTCAGCTGGGACGGCACCAAGCCCGACCGAGCTGAGGTTGACCAGCTGCTCGAAGACATGCGTACACCAACCGAAAACCGCTATCTACAGGTGCAGCGTGCGCTTTGGGGTGGAGCAACGCTCGAACAGCTTTACGATGCCACCAAGATCGACCCGTGGTTCCTGAAGCAGTTCGCGCTCATCAACCAGACCGCGATGGAAGTGCGCTTTACGGAAATCCTTTCTCCGAAGCTCCTGAAGAAGGCCAAGCTGGCCGGACTTTCCGACCTGCAGATCGCCCACTTGCGTCACTTGGGCGACGAAGGAGAGAACACCATCCGCGAGTTGCGCCACAACTACGGTCTGCGCCCTGTCTATAAGACCGTCGACACCTGTGCAGCGGAATTCGATGCGGTCACGCCATATTACTATTCCTGCTACGCCGACGAATCCGAGCTCAAGCCACGTAAGCGCGAGGCTGTCATCATCCTGGGCTCCGGTCCCAATCGTATCGGTCAGGGTATCGAATTCGACTACACCTGCGTACACGCGGTTCAGGAGCTTGGCAAGGACTATGACACGATCATGGTCAATTGCAACCCCGAAACTGTCTCTACGGATTACGACATGTCCGACAGGCTCTACTTCGAGCCGCTCACGTTCGAAGACGTCATGGAGATTTACGAGGCCGAAAAGAAGCTTGGCCCCATCAAGGGCGTCATCGTTCAGCTCGGCGGTCAGACCCCGCTTTCACTGGCTGCACGTTTGAAGGCCGCCGGCGTTCCGATTCTTGGCACTTCGCCTGAGTCCATCGATTTGGCCGAAAACCGTGAGCTCTTCGGTGAAGTGTTGCGCCGTGAAAAGCTCAATGCCCCGCGTTATGGCACTGCGCTTAATATCGATGAGGCCTTGGAAGCCGCCCATTCCATCGGTTATCCGGTGCTGGTGCGCCCGAGCTACGTGCTTGGCGGTCGTGGCATGGAAATCGTCTATGACGATGCCCAGCTCGAGAAATACGTCGATCGCGCCCTTGACCAGGCCAAGGCTGACACGGTGGTTTCCGGCCGTCTGCCTTCGCCGCTGCTGATCGACAAGTTCCTTCAGGATGCCATCGAAATAGACGTCGATGCGCTTTACGACGGCAAGGAACTTTACATCGGTGGCATTATGGAGCACGTCGAAGAGGCTGGTGTCCATTCCGGCGACGCGGCCTGCACCCTGCCACCCTCCACGCTTTCTGATGACCAGATCCAGCGCCTGCGCAAAGCGACGCTTGCGATAGCTGAGGGCTGCGGCGTGCGTGGCGTGATGAATGTCCAATTCGCCTACATGTCCAACACGCTCTACGTCATCGAGGCCAATCCGCGCGCCTCTCGCACCATTCCCTTCGCCTCCAAGGCGACCGGCGTGGCGCTGGCCAAGGCCGCGGCCCGCATCATGGTCGGGGAGACCATCGCCGACCAGCGCAAGCGTGGCTTGCTGCTGCCCAAGGGCGACGGCGGTACCATTCGCCCGGGCCAGCAGGTCGCTGTCAAGGAATCCGTTCTGCCGTTCAAGCGCTTCCGCACCGAGGCCGGCAAGTCCGTTGACACGCTGCTCGGCCCGGAAATGCACTCGACCGGCGAGGTCATGGGCTTCGACCGCGACTTCCCGCACGCGTTCGCCAAGTCCCAGCTCGCCGCCTACGAAGGTGGTCTGCCGACGCACGGCAACGTATTCCTTTCGGTTTCCGACACTGACAAACGACAGCTGCCGTTGATCGCCACGCGTCTGCATGAACTCGGCTTCACCTTGTGCGCCACCGATGGCACGGCTTCTGTGCTGCGCCGCTACGGCATCGATTCCAAGGTGGTCAGCAAGCTCAACGCCACCGAGGATGAGAAGCGCCAGCTTCGCGAGCGCTACGGCGACGACGTCATCGGCAAGAATCCGGTCGAGATGATCGAGGATGGTGAGATCAACATGGTCTTGAACACCCCGAGCACGCGCGGCTCCCGTTCCGACGGCTACGCCATCCGTGCCTCGGCTGTGATTGCCGACGTTCCGCAGTTCACGACCATCACCGAGTTTTCTGCGGTCCTGCTCGCCATCGAGGCGGTCAAAGCCAACGACTATCAGGTGATGAGCATCCAGGAACATGCCAAGCAGCTTTTC